A single genomic interval of Agarivorans aestuarii harbors:
- a CDS encoding DUF6942 family protein has product MQIGSKHPQIVLYLNTQPPSLPNNYHDLKGAELSHAILDNNNNNWRKVLTIFAKLCAPDEDWRSYLHQELLLKQQINFKQVLVKSAQFHLVAGKANWQRFDVARGENSALNQKKWIYLRPNILFTPYPDYRQFPNSMISECREHFHQG; this is encoded by the coding sequence GTGCAAATAGGCAGCAAACACCCACAAATAGTGCTCTACCTCAATACCCAGCCCCCCTCGCTACCAAACAACTATCACGATCTAAAGGGAGCCGAGTTAAGCCACGCTATTTTAGACAACAACAATAATAATTGGCGCAAAGTGCTGACTATATTCGCCAAGCTTTGTGCGCCTGATGAAGATTGGCGAAGCTATTTACATCAAGAATTACTACTTAAACAGCAAATTAATTTTAAGCAGGTTTTAGTCAAATCTGCACAATTTCACTTGGTTGCGGGAAAAGCGAACTGGCAACGGTTTGACGTAGCACGTGGAGAAAACAGTGCCTTAAATCAAAAAAAATGGATTTATTTAAGACCAAATATTTTATTTACTCCTTACCCAGACTACCGACAATTCCCTAATAGCATGATTAGCGAATGTAGAGAGCATTTTCATCAAGGTTAA
- a CDS encoding acyl-homoserine-lactone synthase, whose translation MDFVNGVAEQLSPTTFQHLNNYRHQVFVEMLGWELDTPDGIEQDQFDRDDTVYVIAKNDQDHISGCARLLPTTEPYLLEEVFPELLNGLPCPKQQDIWELSRFAAVDFDNHNQAPTQLMSSEALALLTASIECAKKQGAKRLISVSPLGIERMLRNAGFRYHRAGPPKIVNGYALFACYIDIT comes from the coding sequence ATGGACTTTGTTAACGGCGTTGCAGAACAACTTTCACCTACTACATTCCAGCACCTAAACAACTACCGTCATCAAGTGTTTGTAGAAATGCTTGGCTGGGAACTCGATACCCCTGATGGCATAGAGCAAGACCAATTTGATCGCGACGACACCGTTTATGTTATCGCTAAAAACGACCAAGACCACATCAGCGGTTGCGCGCGTTTATTACCCACCACCGAACCTTACCTCTTGGAGGAAGTATTTCCGGAGCTACTAAACGGTCTTCCCTGCCCCAAACAACAGGACATTTGGGAGCTTTCGCGCTTTGCAGCGGTAGACTTTGATAATCATAATCAAGCGCCAACGCAACTTATGTCGAGTGAAGCCTTAGCCTTGCTCACCGCCTCAATCGAGTGCGCCAAAAAACAAGGGGCTAAGCGCTTAATTTCTGTCTCACCACTAGGTATAGAGCGCATGTTACGCAATGCAGGCTTTCGCTATCATCGTGCCGGCCCACCTAAAATTGTGAATGGCTACGCGCTATTTGCCTGCTATATAGATATTACTTAA
- a CDS encoding DUF4902 domain-containing protein, which translates to MKTQASVQNIIESHRYQVVPCSDGLVRLSIEQLNVLAFSHIISGLDNISSEEFNSEQAIFSGYTEWLFENVCAITLGWDWHWQWHNGRMQCRVKGLPRSNIQLQEEGFDVSPRRNDELLLEAIEAMAWQATTAGAIKNRYRESPMVMS; encoded by the coding sequence ATGAAAACACAGGCAAGTGTACAGAATATAATCGAATCACATCGCTATCAGGTTGTTCCCTGTAGTGATGGTTTGGTGAGGTTGTCAATTGAGCAGCTTAATGTGCTCGCTTTTAGCCATATTATTTCTGGCTTAGACAATATTAGTAGTGAAGAATTTAATAGTGAACAGGCTATTTTCAGTGGCTATACCGAATGGCTATTTGAAAATGTGTGCGCTATCACCCTAGGGTGGGACTGGCATTGGCAATGGCATAATGGTCGGATGCAATGCCGAGTAAAAGGCCTGCCACGCAGTAATATTCAGTTGCAAGAAGAGGGCTTTGATGTGAGCCCGCGTCGCAACGATGAGTTGTTGCTAGAGGCTATTGAAGCGATGGCTTGGCAAGCAACAACGGCGGGAGCGATAAAAAATCGCTACCGCGAGTCGCCAATGGTAATGAGTTAA
- a CDS encoding autoinducer binding domain-containing protein → MEAWLEEQFCLLETQGSSEAFFQELSKITNALGFDFCAYGLRVPYPLSAPRTEMLNNYPTIWQHTYQEKNYLAVDPTVHHGMTSQLPIVWSDQVFSQTPELMEDARAFGLEYGWAQSSRQANGTVGMLTLARSSEMLTPAELVRYRYQLLWLTQVTHHGLASRITEEKLEMPELSLRELEMLKWTADGKTADEIATILNITARTVNFHISQAMRKLDVVNKTAATVKAALMGLI, encoded by the coding sequence ATGGAAGCTTGGTTAGAAGAACAGTTCTGTTTGTTGGAAACCCAAGGCTCTAGTGAGGCCTTTTTCCAAGAATTATCTAAAATCACCAACGCTTTAGGGTTTGACTTTTGTGCTTATGGCTTGCGAGTTCCATATCCCTTGTCTGCTCCTCGCACCGAAATGCTCAATAACTACCCCACCATTTGGCAACATACCTACCAAGAGAAAAACTACTTGGCGGTTGATCCTACGGTGCACCATGGGATGACCTCCCAACTGCCGATTGTTTGGAGTGACCAAGTGTTCTCCCAAACGCCAGAGCTAATGGAAGACGCCCGCGCCTTTGGCCTTGAGTATGGCTGGGCGCAATCGTCTCGCCAAGCCAATGGCACGGTAGGCATGTTAACCCTAGCGCGTTCCTCTGAAATGCTAACGCCAGCCGAGCTAGTGCGTTATCGCTATCAATTACTATGGCTAACCCAAGTAACTCACCACGGTCTTGCATCTCGAATTACCGAAGAGAAGCTTGAGATGCCAGAATTAAGTTTACGAGAGCTAGAAATGTTGAAATGGACAGCCGATGGTAAAACTGCCGATGAAATAGCTACCATTCTCAATATCACCGCGCGTACAGTAAACTTTCACATCAGCCAGGCGATGCGTAAGTTAGATGTTGTGAATAAAACTGCTGCTACCGTTAAAGCGGCACTTATGGGGTTAATCTAA
- a CDS encoding trimeric intracellular cation channel family protein has protein sequence MTLDLDFHSTLYLIGLIAVFVFALTGALAAAKRELDILAFVFVGIVTGIGGGTIRDLLLRTDQIFWIADPNYLTVCIFASVMTYFFAHWVIKIDRILLWMDAAGIALFAVLGTSKALSYEVAPLIAILMGVISSTLGSAIRDLMLQVKLVIFEPEIYVTACLLGSLSYVVLSHFGINEVYNILLSSGAAFLLRVLAIELDLRFPSFTLSKLQNREIRKQQHKS, from the coding sequence ATGACTCTTGATTTAGATTTTCACTCCACTTTATATCTAATAGGCTTGATCGCAGTATTTGTTTTTGCGCTAACAGGCGCGCTGGCTGCAGCTAAGCGCGAGCTAGACATCCTTGCTTTTGTATTTGTTGGCATTGTCACTGGCATAGGCGGCGGCACAATTCGCGATTTATTGCTTAGAACTGATCAAATCTTCTGGATTGCCGATCCCAACTACCTAACGGTGTGTATTTTCGCCTCAGTGATGACCTATTTCTTTGCTCATTGGGTGATCAAAATTGACCGAATACTATTGTGGATGGATGCGGCGGGCATCGCCTTGTTTGCAGTGCTAGGCACCAGTAAGGCCTTAAGTTACGAGGTAGCGCCGCTTATTGCTATTTTAATGGGGGTAATTAGCTCCACTTTGGGCTCGGCTATTCGCGATTTAATGTTACAAGTGAAGTTGGTGATATTTGAGCCTGAGATATATGTAACAGCTTGTTTATTAGGAAGCTTGTCTTACGTAGTGCTAAGTCACTTTGGCATTAACGAGGTCTACAATATCTTGTTATCCAGTGGCGCGGCTTTTCTATTACGGGTACTCGCTATAGAACTCGATTTGAGATTTCCCAGCTTCACACTTAGCAAGCTACAAAACCGGGAAATTCGTAAACAACAACATAAATCTTAA
- a CDS encoding 3-phosphoglycerate dehydrogenase family protein translates to MPNIRTINNIHQQGLACFNSRYQVAEEQAAPDAIMLRSANLHDYDFPSEVKALARCGAGVNNIPIQRCSEQGIVVFNTPGANANAVKELVLGGMLLSARNIAAGLSFIEGLSDDLEAKALQLKVEAEKKRFVGSELTGKTLGVIGLGAIGAEVAHAALSLGMNVVGFDPALSVQAAWRLSSEVECADELKDLLATSDYVTIHVPANKHTLGLINSDNLASIKQGAVLLNFARGSIVDEDALLTALAKQQLSQYVSDFPSLALLKHPKVLSLPHLGASTNEAEQNCAVMAARQLIDFLENGNIHNSVNFPNIKLSRTEGFRLAFANDNVPKVLSNVLALLSDMDINVIDMLNKSRNDIAYTLMDIATPATTELLEAIANVEHVFHVNAIGEHA, encoded by the coding sequence ATGCCGAATATTCGGACTATTAATAACATTCATCAGCAAGGACTGGCGTGTTTTAATTCGCGTTACCAAGTGGCAGAAGAACAAGCCGCGCCAGATGCGATTATGCTGCGCAGCGCCAATTTGCATGACTACGATTTTCCAAGTGAAGTTAAAGCCTTAGCTCGTTGTGGTGCAGGGGTAAACAATATCCCAATTCAGCGTTGCAGTGAGCAAGGCATTGTTGTGTTTAATACACCGGGCGCTAATGCCAATGCGGTAAAAGAGTTGGTATTGGGTGGTATGCTGTTAAGCGCGCGTAATATTGCAGCTGGCTTAAGCTTTATTGAAGGCTTGAGTGATGATTTGGAAGCTAAGGCACTGCAGCTTAAAGTTGAAGCCGAGAAAAAGCGTTTTGTTGGCTCTGAACTTACTGGCAAAACGCTCGGGGTAATTGGTTTAGGTGCAATTGGCGCAGAAGTCGCGCACGCCGCACTTAGCTTAGGCATGAATGTGGTGGGTTTTGATCCAGCATTAAGTGTACAAGCCGCCTGGCGTTTATCTTCTGAAGTGGAGTGCGCTGACGAGCTAAAAGATTTATTAGCGACCAGTGATTATGTGACCATTCATGTGCCAGCCAATAAACACACTTTAGGCCTCATCAATAGCGATAATTTAGCCTCCATCAAACAAGGGGCTGTGCTTTTAAACTTTGCCCGTGGCAGCATTGTTGATGAAGATGCCTTACTCACGGCTTTAGCTAAACAACAGTTGTCCCAATATGTGAGTGACTTTCCTAGCCTTGCATTGTTAAAGCATCCTAAAGTGCTTAGTTTGCCACACTTGGGTGCGAGCACTAACGAAGCTGAACAAAACTGCGCAGTAATGGCGGCGCGCCAGCTTATTGATTTTCTAGAAAATGGCAACATTCATAATTCAGTTAACTTCCCCAATATCAAGCTAAGCAGAACGGAGGGCTTTCGTCTTGCCTTTGCTAACGATAACGTGCCTAAGGTGCTAAGTAATGTGTTGGCGCTGCTCTCCGACATGGATATCAACGTTATCGATATGCTTAATAAGAGCCGTAACGATATTGCCTATACTTTAATGGATATCGCCACTCCAGCCACCACCGAGTTGCTAGAGGCCATTGCCAATGTAGAGCATGTATTTCATGTGAACGCCATTGGTGAACACGCTTAA
- a CDS encoding phosphoserine transaminase: MKPQLKPNCPNFSSGPCAKRPGYALSQLNIDALGRSHRSKIGKAQLGEAIQLTEQLLELPEGYRVGIVPGSDTGAMEMVMWSLLGPKPLDIFSWESFGKGWFTDVSKQLKLEQVNHYSSDYGQLPDMSQANPDNDCIFTWNGTTSGVAVPNGDWISSQRSGLTICDATSAVFAMPMPWEKLDVVTYSWQKALGGEGAHGVIILSPRAVARLESHQPSWPMPKVFRLTQGGKLIEGIFKGETINTPSMLCVADYVDALKWVQSLGGVSASISKSQQNLEVIKQFVADNAWINFLAKQPETLSNTSVCLTLDASADQVKTIIGLLDQEQVAFDIGAYRDAPAGLRIWCGATVEKEDLERFMPWLAWAYKQVCL, translated from the coding sequence ATGAAACCGCAGTTAAAACCCAATTGTCCAAACTTTTCATCTGGGCCTTGTGCAAAACGTCCGGGCTATGCCCTTAGCCAGCTGAACATTGATGCGCTGGGGCGCTCTCATCGCAGCAAAATTGGTAAAGCTCAACTAGGCGAAGCGATTCAACTTACCGAGCAATTATTAGAGTTACCAGAAGGTTACAGAGTGGGCATTGTTCCGGGTTCTGACACTGGAGCGATGGAAATGGTGATGTGGTCTCTATTAGGGCCTAAGCCATTAGATATTTTTAGCTGGGAGTCTTTTGGTAAAGGTTGGTTCACTGATGTGAGTAAGCAGCTCAAGCTCGAGCAGGTTAATCACTACAGCAGCGATTACGGCCAGTTGCCAGACATGAGCCAAGCTAACCCAGATAACGATTGCATCTTCACCTGGAATGGCACTACCTCTGGCGTAGCGGTGCCAAATGGCGATTGGATTAGTTCGCAACGCAGCGGTTTAACCATTTGTGATGCTACTTCTGCGGTATTTGCCATGCCAATGCCTTGGGAAAAGCTTGATGTAGTGACTTACAGCTGGCAAAAAGCCCTAGGCGGTGAAGGAGCTCATGGCGTAATTATTCTTAGCCCGCGCGCTGTAGCACGCTTAGAAAGTCATCAACCTAGCTGGCCAATGCCTAAAGTATTTCGATTAACCCAAGGAGGGAAACTCATTGAAGGTATATTCAAAGGCGAAACGATTAACACGCCGTCGATGTTATGTGTGGCGGACTATGTCGACGCCCTCAAATGGGTTCAATCGCTGGGCGGAGTCTCGGCAAGCATCAGCAAATCCCAACAAAACCTCGAAGTCATAAAACAGTTTGTTGCCGACAACGCGTGGATCAACTTCTTGGCTAAGCAGCCTGAAACCCTATCAAACACCAGTGTCTGTTTAACTTTGGATGCCTCGGCTGATCAGGTTAAAACCATTATTGGCCTGTTAGACCAAGAGCAAGTGGCCTTTGATATTGGCGCTTACCGAGATGCACCAGCAGGCTTGCGTATTTGGTGTGGTGCCACTGTTGAGAAAGAAGATCTAGAGCGCTTTATGCCTTGGTTAGCCTGGGCTTATAAACAGGTGTGCTTATAA
- a CDS encoding NUDIX hydrolase: MASTAGALLIYKGELLLVERAINPQKGYWDLPGGFIEYGESLEQGLQRELNEELGLELVAENFRYFGSFANQYSYNQVLYHTCDSFFIYPLSSKVSLQAKDDVAAWQWHSLKNIPFEQIAFKSVKQGLIKLSQQL; the protein is encoded by the coding sequence ATGGCTTCTACCGCCGGCGCCCTACTCATTTATAAAGGAGAACTATTACTGGTCGAGCGCGCTATTAATCCGCAAAAAGGCTACTGGGACTTACCGGGTGGGTTCATCGAATACGGCGAAAGCTTAGAACAGGGCTTACAACGAGAGCTAAATGAAGAACTTGGGCTTGAATTGGTGGCCGAAAACTTTCGCTATTTTGGCTCGTTTGCCAATCAATACTCCTACAATCAAGTGCTTTACCACACCTGCGACAGCTTCTTTATTTATCCATTGAGCAGCAAAGTATCACTACAAGCGAAAGACGACGTTGCCGCTTGGCAATGGCACAGTCTAAAAAACATCCCTTTTGAGCAGATTGCTTTTAAGTCAGTAAAACAAGGGCTTATTAAGTTATCTCAACAACTCTAA
- a CDS encoding multiheme c-type cytochrome: MDNHPRSSSVITAILTMAAALCLILSFSSSAEPKALVLKPFKQLSQESAECAGCHKDKNPSLYAQWGRSKHYGANVGCYECHQANPEDKDAITHEGHTISVIVSPTDCANCHTQEVDEFAKSHHAKAGQIIGSLDNFLAEVVEGALTFNGQSPAAVNGCWQCHGSEVKVLENGDLDPTTWPNTGIGRINPDGSVGACTACHQRHEFSMVQARRPEACGKCHLGPDHPQKEIYEESKHGINFYANVDRMNLDSAKWIVGEDYDAAPTCATCHMSATRELPVTHDVGNRISWTLRPAISEKIDAKAKAQGKEVKSWEARRADMMNVCESCHTKSMIDSFYQQFDSLVVLYNDKFARPGKDLMDVLKSEKMLTETAFDEEIEWTWFYLWHHEGRRARHGAAMQAPDYVQWHGMYEVAERFYIELVPQFLEVVEKAEHNGNTEGAEKARAILAEILDRPEHAWFSGNEPEEVKKARKEAQAAFKARYLSESK; the protein is encoded by the coding sequence ATGGATAACCATCCCCGTAGTTCTAGTGTTATTACCGCAATACTCACCATGGCAGCAGCTTTGTGTTTGATCCTGTCATTTTCGAGTAGCGCAGAGCCAAAAGCCTTAGTGCTAAAACCCTTCAAACAACTCAGCCAAGAAAGCGCCGAGTGTGCCGGGTGTCATAAAGATAAAAACCCATCTCTTTATGCTCAATGGGGACGCTCTAAGCACTACGGAGCCAACGTTGGCTGTTACGAGTGTCACCAAGCAAATCCCGAAGATAAAGATGCCATCACTCACGAAGGTCACACCATTTCAGTGATTGTCTCACCTACCGATTGTGCCAATTGTCATACTCAAGAAGTGGATGAGTTCGCTAAAAGCCACCATGCAAAAGCAGGTCAAATTATTGGTTCGCTAGATAACTTCCTAGCCGAAGTGGTTGAAGGTGCACTCACCTTTAATGGTCAGTCTCCTGCTGCGGTTAATGGCTGTTGGCAGTGTCACGGTTCAGAAGTGAAGGTGCTGGAGAACGGGGATTTAGACCCAACCACTTGGCCAAACACAGGTATTGGGCGAATTAACCCCGATGGCTCGGTAGGTGCATGTACAGCCTGTCACCAACGCCATGAATTTTCTATGGTGCAGGCTCGCAGACCAGAAGCCTGTGGTAAATGTCACCTAGGCCCAGACCACCCTCAAAAAGAGATTTACGAAGAGTCTAAACACGGCATTAACTTCTACGCCAACGTTGACCGGATGAACCTCGACTCGGCCAAATGGATTGTTGGTGAAGATTACGATGCCGCGCCAACGTGTGCTACTTGCCACATGTCGGCCACTCGCGAACTACCCGTTACTCACGATGTGGGCAATCGGATCTCATGGACATTGCGTCCCGCCATTTCTGAAAAAATAGATGCCAAAGCTAAGGCTCAAGGCAAAGAAGTTAAGTCGTGGGAAGCGCGTCGCGCCGACATGATGAACGTCTGTGAGTCTTGCCATACTAAGTCAATGATCGACAGTTTCTACCAGCAATTTGATTCACTGGTTGTGTTATACAACGACAAATTCGCCCGTCCCGGTAAAGATCTAATGGATGTGTTGAAGAGTGAAAAAATGCTCACCGAAACCGCCTTTGATGAAGAAATTGAATGGACCTGGTTCTATCTATGGCACCACGAGGGTCGTCGAGCTCGCCACGGCGCCGCCATGCAAGCGCCAGACTACGTGCAATGGCACGGCATGTATGAGGTGGCAGAACGCTTCTATATCGAGTTAGTTCCACAGTTCTTAGAAGTGGTAGAAAAGGCCGAGCACAATGGTAATACCGAAGGAGCAGAAAAAGCTCGGGCTATTCTGGCAGAAATTTTAGACCGCCCAGAGCACGCCTGGTTTAGCGGCAACGAACCAGAAGAAGTGAAAAAAGCCAGAAAAGAAGCACAAGCGGCCTTTAAAGCCCGTTACCTAAGCGAAAGTAAATAG
- a CDS encoding NapC/NirT family cytochrome c, whose amino-acid sequence MTNNQQKTRWQKLWAWLKKPLIVGIPIGVFVLVLGLATVQGSLVISSTNEFCFSCHLKMDTIVQEYKASSHYGDGSNIAATCADCHVPHPYFEMLQVKIAATADIYHMMVGTITKENFEEHRPALAETVWHDMQANDSANCRHCHQGDNFDLSKQPQRARLNHQQIAARGETCVDCHQGLTHKRIVIE is encoded by the coding sequence ATGACAAATAACCAGCAGAAAACTCGGTGGCAAAAGCTATGGGCTTGGCTTAAAAAGCCACTCATCGTTGGAATCCCCATTGGTGTATTTGTATTGGTGTTAGGATTAGCGACTGTGCAAGGCAGCTTGGTAATATCGAGTACTAACGAATTTTGTTTTAGTTGCCACCTAAAAATGGACACCATAGTGCAGGAGTACAAAGCGTCTAGCCACTACGGAGACGGCAGCAACATCGCCGCCACCTGTGCTGACTGCCACGTGCCACATCCATACTTTGAAATGCTACAGGTGAAAATTGCCGCCACCGCCGATATTTATCACATGATGGTGGGCACCATAACCAAGGAGAATTTCGAAGAGCACCGGCCGGCCCTAGCGGAAACAGTTTGGCATGATATGCAAGCCAATGACTCGGCCAACTGCCGACACTGCCACCAAGGTGACAACTTTGATTTAAGCAAACAACCACAGCGCGCGCGATTAAATCACCAGCAAATAGCCGCCCGCGGAGAAACCTGCGTAGACTGCCACCAAGGCTTAACCCACAAGCGGATCGTAATCGAATAA
- a CDS encoding acyl-CoA thioesterase, whose protein sequence is MNHYFRLLSMFIRHWFSAKTHLDPTGDFVIKLRALPFDCDANMHLTNSRYFSFGDLGRIDMMLKTKLGSVALKKRWLGVVNAQSVTYIRPIKPMAKVELHSKLLGWDEKYWYFEHRFIGNNTLYATILVRGVFLKGKKPVPMSELLSLVDHDHPSPELPMRVAHWKQLLSTKKQESPVLS, encoded by the coding sequence ATGAATCACTACTTCCGCCTATTAAGCATGTTTATCCGCCATTGGTTTAGTGCCAAAACTCACCTAGATCCCACGGGAGATTTTGTTATTAAGCTACGTGCCTTACCCTTTGATTGCGATGCCAACATGCACCTTACTAACTCTCGCTATTTTAGCTTTGGTGATTTAGGGCGCATCGATATGATGTTAAAAACCAAACTGGGCTCGGTGGCACTTAAAAAGCGCTGGTTAGGCGTAGTGAATGCACAGTCAGTGACTTATATTCGCCCGATTAAGCCTATGGCCAAGGTGGAGCTTCACAGCAAGCTATTAGGCTGGGATGAAAAGTATTGGTATTTTGAACACCGCTTTATTGGCAATAATACGTTGTACGCCACCATCTTAGTGCGAGGAGTATTTTTAAAAGGTAAAAAGCCAGTGCCAATGAGCGAGCTACTGTCTTTGGTGGATCATGACCATCCTTCTCCAGAGTTACCGATGCGGGTAGCTCACTGGAAGCAACTACTGTCGACTAAAAAGCAAGAATCTCCGGTGCTAAGCTAA
- a CDS encoding substrate-binding periplasmic protein: MNKHPKPIWLTALLTLLVSYMGFTQAQTITLATSKSIPPYIIEEQQSGIQLDIIKQAFSNAGYQVKQVIFTSNLRAERMLEQNAVDAIVNAPNNGTHAHLSEPVIFYQNVAISLSVRQLNIQSIDDLTKFRLMAFQNAKKYLGEHFAKATEQAKFYTEVANQSAQLERLYRGQVDVIVLDKRIFHYLNQQLIAQKRPTAPVTKHLIFPESPRLLGFHDPELRDKFNAGLKQLNDQKVKHSE, from the coding sequence ATGAATAAACACCCAAAGCCTATTTGGCTTACTGCTTTATTAACTCTTCTTGTTAGCTACATGGGCTTCACCCAAGCCCAAACCATTACCTTGGCCACCAGCAAATCTATCCCACCTTATATCATCGAAGAACAACAGTCTGGCATTCAGCTAGATATTATTAAGCAAGCTTTTAGCAATGCAGGCTATCAAGTAAAGCAGGTTATTTTCACTTCTAATTTACGTGCAGAACGGATGCTAGAACAAAATGCCGTAGACGCCATTGTAAATGCCCCCAACAACGGCACACACGCTCACCTATCAGAACCTGTTATCTTCTATCAAAATGTTGCTATTAGCCTGTCTGTTCGTCAGCTAAACATCCAATCCATTGATGACTTAACTAAGTTTCGCTTGATGGCTTTTCAAAATGCTAAGAAGTACCTTGGTGAACACTTTGCCAAAGCTACTGAGCAAGCCAAATTCTATACCGAAGTGGCTAACCAAAGTGCCCAATTAGAGCGTTTATACCGCGGACAAGTGGATGTAATCGTTTTAGATAAGCGGATCTTCCACTATTTAAATCAACAACTTATTGCCCAAAAACGCCCTACAGCGCCAGTGACCAAGCACCTCATTTTTCCAGAGTCACCGCGACTATTAGGCTTTCATGACCCAGAGCTTCGCGATAAATTTAACGCAGGCCTGAAGCAATTGAACGATCAAAAAGTAAAGCATTCGGAATGA
- the glgC gene encoding glucose-1-phosphate adenylyltransferase has protein sequence MSENRYSHTSSNRLVRRSVALVLAGGKGTRLKELTNKVAKPAVSFGGKYRIIDFTLSNCINSGVRNIGVLTQYMAHDLIMHLQSGWQILNPALNERVSIIPAQQRTGENWYRGTADAVYQNLDIIDHEHYDRVLILGGDHIYKMDYSRMINFHAENDADVTVACIRKPLSQASSFGVMGLDEEGRIVDFEEKPDNPKSDPSNPEKALVSMGIYIFNMDVLDDELRKGLLKPGYSHDFGHNVIPSMLKDRKVYGYVFADKGHPGRTAYWRDVGDIDEYFAANMDLVDPNPELDLYDRDWPIITDQKQRPGAKFVFNEEDRRGYATDSLLSAGTIVSGAKVNRSLLSLDVRVEEHSELDQVIALNGCSIGKNCKIRKAIIAEDCVVPDGTVIGYDETEDKRRFTVSAGGVILVSCEMLS, from the coding sequence ATGTCCGAAAACCGCTATTCCCACACTTCCAGTAATCGCTTAGTAAGACGTTCAGTTGCTTTGGTTCTTGCTGGAGGAAAAGGCACTCGTTTAAAAGAGTTAACCAACAAGGTTGCCAAGCCAGCTGTTTCTTTTGGTGGCAAATATCGAATTATTGATTTCACCCTATCAAACTGTATCAATTCAGGGGTGCGTAACATTGGGGTACTCACGCAGTACATGGCACATGACTTAATCATGCACCTACAGTCAGGCTGGCAAATTCTTAACCCTGCCTTAAACGAGCGAGTCTCAATTATTCCTGCCCAACAACGAACCGGTGAAAACTGGTATCGTGGAACGGCTGATGCGGTATATCAAAATCTAGATATCATTGACCATGAACATTATGACCGGGTACTGATTCTAGGTGGCGACCACATTTACAAAATGGACTACTCTCGCATGATTAACTTCCATGCAGAGAACGATGCTGACGTTACCGTAGCTTGTATTCGTAAACCTTTGTCTCAAGCTTCTTCATTTGGCGTAATGGGCTTAGATGAAGAAGGGCGCATCGTTGATTTTGAAGAAAAGCCCGACAACCCAAAATCAGATCCCAGCAATCCTGAAAAAGCGCTAGTATCCATGGGCATATACATCTTCAACATGGATGTATTAGATGACGAACTGCGCAAGGGCTTATTGAAACCGGGTTACTCTCACGACTTTGGTCACAATGTTATCCCTAGCATGCTAAAAGACCGCAAAGTTTATGGCTATGTATTTGCCGACAAAGGTCACCCCGGACGCACCGCTTACTGGCGTGATGTCGGTGATATTGATGAGTACTTTGCCGCCAACATGGATTTGGTAGACCCAAACCCAGAGCTTGATTTATATGACCGAGATTGGCCAATCATTACCGACCAAAAGCAGCGCCCCGGCGCTAAGTTTGTGTTTAATGAAGAGGACCGCAGAGGCTATGCTACCGACTCCTTGCTTTCAGCAGGCACCATTGTATCGGGCGCTAAAGTGAATCGTTCATTGTTGTCTTTAGATGTGCGGGTAGAAGAGCACTCGGAGCTTGATCAAGTTATCGCGCTTAATGGTTGCAGTATTGGCAAAAACTGTAAAATCCGTAAGGCAATTATTGCGGAAGACTGCGTAGTGCCAGATGGCACTGTAATTGGCTATGATGAAACCGAAGATAAGCGCCGTTTTACCGTATCGGCCGGCGGCGTTATTTTGGTCTCTTGTGAAATGCTAAGTTAA